CCTGGAAAGAAGGGGAGATATCGCTGCCTCCCCAAGTGTACAGTATTAGATCCCGCCCCGGATGGGTTGAACCGGAGATCCATTTCCGGACCGTCCTTGTCGCCCAGGTCGTCCATCAGGATGCCCCAGTGGCCGCCTACCGCGAACAGACAGCCGAGTTCGTCTCCTGGGCGAACGGCAAGTTCCGAGGCAACCCTTCCCCCGGCGCGTCCAAAGTGGTACACTTTGGACGGAAGGAGGAGACACCGATGCCTGCGAGGAATCCGAGAGTGAATGTGGTGCTGGAGAAGCCGCTCTACGAGGCGGTGGATCAATTGGCGAAGGAAGAAGGGGTATCGCTTTCGACGGTTGTGCGAGACCTCGTCAAGGAAGCCATTGAGATCCGGGAAGACATCGATCTTGGCCGCATCGCGGAGTCGCGAGAAAAGTCTCTGAAGCGTTCCCGGGCACTCGCCCACAAGGATGTCTGGGGATAACGTGGCGTTTGCGGTCAAGTATCACCCCGCCGTCAAAGAGATCGATCTTCCCCGGATCAACGTGAAAATGCGGGATCGCATCCGCAGGGCGATCGAGTCCCGCCTGATGACGGCGCCCCAGGAGTACGGGCTTCCCCTGAGGAAGAACCTGGGGGGTTATTGGAAGCTCCGGGTGGGAGATTACCGCGTAGTTTTCAAAGTCGAGGGGGAGGTCGTATATGTCCTCGGGATACGCCACCGGAAGAAAATCTACGAGGAAGTAACGGGCCGGATAAGATAATAAAAAAACGGAGGGTAAAGAGTTTGGGGGAAGGATCGAGTTACCGAATATCACGGGAATTTTTCATGGCGCCTTATGGGTGGGGGATGCGCACGGGTGCGTCTCGACCGTGACGTGCACAATTCCGAGATTCCTGGGCAGGAGGTCATAGTAACCGGCGGTTTCCAAGGGTCGAGAAGAGACAACGGCTATTTCCGCCCCATATATCCCAGGGCCTACCGACCACACATGCATGTCGGAAATCCGATTGTCGCCCTCGGATTCGATCGCCTTCCTGATCTCTTCCCTCAGTTTTTCAGGGGCCTGCATGTCGAGAAGCACACGAGCCGATGAATGGAGCAGCCCCCAGGACCAGCGTATCACCAACGCCGCTCCGACTATGCCCATGAACGGATCAAGCCAGACTTGTCTCAGATACTTCCCCGCCAGAAGGGCGAAGATCGCCAGCACCGAGGTCAGTACGTCCGCCAGCACATGGAGATAGGCGGACCGGAAATTGTGGTCCTGCTGCTCGTGGCGACGAGAGGAATGGGCGGGGACCTTTTGGTTGTGACCGTCACGATGATCATGGGAATGCTTGTGATCGTGGCTGTCAAGGTCGCCCCCGTCATCCTCCCGGCTGCTTTGTCCGTGGGAGTGGCCGTATCCGCCGAGGATCACCAGGCATATGCCGTTGACGATCAGTCCGAGAACCGCAATAAAGATCGCCTGGTTGAATCCGATGGCCACGGGAGATATGAACCGTGCAATGCTTTCACCGGC
The genomic region above belongs to Deltaproteobacteria bacterium GWC2_65_14 and contains:
- a CDS encoding antitoxin, RHH family protein; protein product: MPARNPRVNVVLEKPLYEAVDQLAKEEGVSLSTVVRDLVKEAIEIREDIDLGRIAESREKSLKRSRALAHKDVWG
- a CDS encoding cation diffusion facilitator family transporter codes for the protein MHTESIERWVHDHTFGQDRKKSAEHRTLIVIVITLVTMVVEIAAGIAFGSMALLADGLHMGSHASALAISAFAYYYTRRHAKDARFNFGTGKVSSLAGFASAVMLVLFALVMAGESIARFISPVAIGFNQAIFIAVLGLIVNGICLVILGGYGHSHGQSSREDDGGDLDSHDHKHSHDHRDGHNQKVPAHSSRRHEQQDHNFRSAYLHVLADVLTSVLAIFALLAGKYLRQVWLDPFMGIVGAALVIRWSWGLLHSSARVLLDMQAPEKLREEIRKAIESEGDNRISDMHVWSVGPGIYGAEIAVVSSRPLETAGYYDLLPRNLGIVHVTVETHPCASPTHKAP
- a CDS encoding addiction module antitoxin RelB, with the protein product MAFAVKYHPAVKEIDLPRINVKMRDRIRRAIESRLMTAPQEYGLPLRKNLGGYWKLRVGDYRVVFKVEGEVVYVLGIRHRKKIYEEVTGRIR